In Oncorhynchus masou masou isolate Uvic2021 unplaced genomic scaffold, UVic_Omas_1.1 unplaced_scaffold_1899, whole genome shotgun sequence, a genomic segment contains:
- the LOC135532532 gene encoding gasdermin-E-like: protein MFSTATRNFVEEIDDDDGGGSLIPVSSLIDSDKLLPLSLVVKRKRFWIWQKPKYLPTDFTLSDVLTGDTPLTPVVVKTDFLKYQGTFGDNKSGNFESNLVAVNLKVEGKDTSKLQSSFGSLKKEEVDVQKLLRDSKDKILDMSHCLIQQTREKSREVFAVVKERIVTTQPCSVIEEVQQGGQLGELLSFCGPKSTQASVKENSSLHKDSNVSLEIPAHTVIAYGIIELEIKLNGHYDLCLMSDTLGGFEVDGPVKKSLVGVSGARDDTPKKSCFQRELEKLRGHFQLLSVLPVDTRSSLLQLLKTTMEDREAVSVLESVLDQMCTGKTADLGEVKEASRMQTVQAILNLLEHSDSSPTHSLLSDSSQTPTLLSDSSQTPTLLSDSSQTPTLLSDSSQTPTLLSDSSQTPTLLSDSSQTPTLLSDSSQTPTLLSDSSQTPTLLSDSSQTPTLLNATHLIISAMDGMTDECLSVLGSCCSPPVLQALQILVQHVAAGSGETLSLRDAGLAVLTEEELYQRTESLFGHSEVTLKREEDTLRTEMKDQPGYLPLVMSITVKGLASLV, encoded by the exons ATGTTTTCCACGGCCACAAGAAACTTTGTGGAGgagattgatgatgatgatggtggtggcagCTTGATCCCTGTGTCCAGTCTGATTGACTCAGACAAactgctccctctctcactgGTTGTGAAACGCAAGCGTTTTTGGATTTGGCAGAAACCCAAGTACCTGCCCACTGATTTTACCCTCAGTGATGTGCTGACTGGAGACACACCCTTAACCCCAG TTGTGGTCAAGACTGATTTCCTAAAGTACCAAGGGACATTTGGTGACAACAAATCAGGAAACTTTGAGTCAAATTTGGTTGCTGTAAACCTTAAGGTGGAGGGGAAAGACACATCTAAACTCCAGTCGTCCTTCGGCAGCCTGAAGAAAGAGGAGGTGGATGTACAGAAGTTGCTGCGCGACTCCAAAGACAA GATTTTGGACATGTCCCACTGTCTGATCCAGCAGACCCGTGAGAAGTCCAGGGAGGTGTTTGCGGTGGTGAAGGAGAGGATTGTAACGACCCAGCCGTGTTCGGTCATAGAGGAGGTCCAGCAGGGGGGGCAGTTAGGGGAGCTGCTGAGCTTCTGTGGGCCCAAGAGCACCCAG GCGTCTGTAAAGGAGAACAGCAGCCTGCACAAAGACAGCAACGTGTCTCTGGAGATTCCTGCCCACACCGTCATCGCTTACGGCATTATAGAGCTGGAGATCAAACTCAACGGACACTATG ACCTGTGCCTAATGTCCGACACTCTTGGGGGGTTCGAGGTGGATGGGCCTGTTAAGAAGAGCTTAGTGGGGGTGTCTGGCGCTCGCGACGacaccccaaagaagagctgcTTTCAGAGAG AACTGGAGAAACTGAGGGGTCATTTCCAGCTGCTGTCAGTCCTGCCAGTAGACACACGTTCCTCTCTGCTCCAGCTCCTCAAGACAACCatggaggacagagaggcagTCAGTGTGCTGGAGAGTGTG CTGGACCAGATGTGCACAGGTAAGACAGCTGACCTGGGGGAGGTTAAGGAAGCGTCTCGGATGCAGACAGTCCAGGCCATACTGAACCTTCTAGAGCATTCGGACTCCAGCCCAACACACTCCCTCCTCAGTGATTCCAGCCAGACACCCACCCTCCTCAGTGATTCCAGCCAGACACCCACCCTCCTCAGTGATTCCAGCCAGACACCCACCCTCCTCAGTGATTCCAGCCAGACACCCACCCTCCTCAGTGATTCCAGCCAGACACCCACCCTCCTCAGTGATTCCAGCCAGACACCCACCCTCCTCAGTGATTCCAGCCAGACACCCACCCTCCTCAGTGATTCCAGCCAGACACCCACCCTCCTCAGTGATTCCAGCCAGACACCCACCCTCCTCAATGCCACTCATCTCATTATCAGTGCCATGGATG GAATGACAGatgagtgtctctctgtgttgggaTCCTGTTGCAGTCCTCCAGTCTTACAGGCCCTGCAGATCCTG GTGCAGCATGTGGCAGCAGGGAGTGGGGAGACCCTCTCTCTGAGAGATGCAGGTCTGGCTGTTCTGACTGAGGAGGAGCTGTATCAGAGGACAGAGAGTCTCTTTGGTCACTCTGAAGttacactgaagagagaggaggacacactGAGGACAGAGATGAAGGACCAGCCTGGATACCTTCCTCTAGTCATGAGTATCACTGTGAAAGGCCTGGCCTCTTTAGTGTAA